A single window of Arcobacter venerupis DNA harbors:
- a CDS encoding fumarate reductase cytochrome b subunit, with product MSDLIEGYLGKTEEGKKSRLPAKLDFMQSFTGGFLALFMWGHMLFVSSILISKDFMYTITKFFEGSFIFNEGQPIIVSIIAFIVFVIFIVHAALGMRKLPSNFKQYQVMKAHAKSMNHDDTKLWFTQAFTGFAMFFLGSVHLYIIMTHADAIGPYESADRVWSEYMWPLYILLLLAVEFHGTIGLYRLCVKWGWFDGENPKATRKTLKKVKWSLTVFFLVLGFASLAAYMKIGMENAANGTVGQKYTPTASVIEYKITNKSVGGIA from the coding sequence TGCAAAGTTTTACGGGAGGATTTTTAGCTTTATTTATGTGGGGGCATATGCTTTTTGTCTCATCAATTTTAATCAGCAAAGATTTTATGTATACAATTACAAAATTCTTTGAAGGTAGTTTTATTTTCAATGAAGGGCAACCAATCATTGTTTCTATAATTGCGTTTATAGTATTTGTAATTTTTATTGTTCATGCCGCATTAGGTATGAGAAAATTACCTAGTAATTTTAAACAATATCAAGTTATGAAAGCTCATGCAAAAAGTATGAATCACGATGACACAAAACTGTGGTTTACTCAAGCCTTTACAGGTTTTGCAATGTTTTTCTTGGGTTCAGTTCACTTATATATTATTATGACTCATGCAGATGCAATCGGACCATATGAAAGTGCAGATAGAGTTTGGTCTGAATATATGTGGCCTTTATATATTCTTTTATTATTAGCTGTTGAATTTCATGGAACAATTGGTCTTTATAGATTGTGTGTTAAATGGGGTTGGTTTGATGGTGAAAATCCTAAAGCTACAAGAAAAACACTAAAAAAAGTTAAATGGTCTTTAACTGTATTTTTCTTAGTATTAGGATTTGCTTCATTAGCAGCTTATATGAAAATTGGTATGGAAAATGCGGCAAATGGAACAGTTGGTCAAAAATATACTCCAACTGCAAGTGTAATAGAATACAAAATTACAAATAAAAGTGTTGGGGGAATTGCATAA
- a CDS encoding fumarate reductase iron-sulfur subunit yields MSIEKGRDITISVLKFNPRSKVSKPHFVDYHLEETPGMTLFIALMKIREEKDADLSFDFVCRAGICGSCGMVVNGKPTLACRTLIANYPSGKLQLMPMPAFELIKDLSVNTGKWMDSMSKRVESWIHNDHEVNISKLEDRIDPDVANETFELDRCIECGICVASCGTALMRPDFVGPVGLNRVARFEVDPHDKRSAEDFYELIGDDNGIFGCMSLMACEDHCPKHLPLQNKIAYLRRKLVALR; encoded by the coding sequence ATGAGTATTGAAAAAGGTAGAGATATTACAATATCAGTTTTAAAATTCAATCCAAGAAGTAAGGTTTCTAAACCTCACTTTGTTGATTATCATTTAGAAGAAACTCCAGGTATGACTCTTTTCATTGCTTTAATGAAAATTAGAGAAGAAAAAGATGCTGATTTATCTTTTGACTTTGTTTGTCGTGCTGGAATTTGTGGAAGTTGTGGAATGGTTGTAAATGGTAAACCAACTCTTGCTTGTAGAACTTTAATTGCTAATTACCCAAGTGGTAAATTACAATTAATGCCTATGCCTGCATTTGAACTAATCAAAGATTTATCTGTTAATACTGGTAAATGGATGGATAGTATGTCAAAAAGAGTTGAATCATGGATTCATAATGACCATGAAGTAAACATTTCAAAATTAGAAGATAGAATCGATCCAGATGTAGCAAATGAGACATTTGAATTAGATAGATGTATTGAATGTGGTATTTGTGTTGCTTCTTGTGGGACAGCATTAATGAGACCAGATTTTGTGGGACCTGTTGGATTAAATAGAGTTGCAAGATTTGAAGTAGATCCACATGATAAAAGAAGTGCAGAAGATTTTTATGAATTAATTGGTGATGATAATGGAATATTTGGTTGTATGTCTTTAATGGCGTGTGAAGACCATTGTCCAAAACACTTACCATTACAAAATAAAATCGCTTACTTAAGAAGAAAACTAGTAGCACTTAGATAG
- a CDS encoding fumarate reductase flavoprotein subunit — protein sequence MKINYCDALVIGGGLAGLRAAVAAQKKGLSTTVLSLVPVKRSHSAAAQGGMQASLGNSKMSDGDNEDLHFADTVKGSDWGCDQVVARMFVHTAPKAIRELASWGVPWSRVKEGSREAVINAKKTTITEDADRHGLITSRDFGGTKKWRTCYTADATGHTMLFGVANEALRHNVDIRDRKEALSIIHEDGRCYGAIVRDLITGELEAYVAKGTCIATGGYGRVFKQTTNAVICEGIGAAIALETGIATLGNMEAVQFHPTPIVPSGILLTEGCRGDGGILRDVDGHRFMPDYEPEKKELASRDVVSRRMIEHIRNGKGVPSPYGFHVWLDISILGREHIEKNLRDVQEICQIFNGIDPADEGKKGWAPVLPMQHYSMGGIRTKPTGESQTLNGLFVCGEASCWDMHGFNRLGGNSVSETVVAGMIVGNYFADYCLANDVTIPTKTVQTFLDKQDNYLNEILAYEGNEDIFKIKNRMQLLMDEKVGIFRDGIHLQEAVTELEELLKKTKHINVKSKERVGNPELEEAYRVPRMLKIALCVALGALQRTESRGAHYREDFLKRDDANWLNRTLTSWPDANQTLPTISYEALDIMTMEMPPAFRGYGAKGMIIENELSEKRQLEVDEISEKLSAEGKDRHEIQHALMPFDLPMNYRENNERAGDL from the coding sequence ATGAAAATTAATTACTGTGATGCATTAGTAATTGGTGGAGGACTTGCAGGTTTAAGAGCTGCTGTTGCTGCACAAAAAAAAGGTTTAAGTACAACTGTTTTATCTTTAGTTCCTGTAAAAAGATCACATAGTGCTGCTGCTCAAGGTGGTATGCAAGCATCTTTAGGTAACTCAAAAATGTCTGATGGTGATAATGAAGATTTACACTTTGCTGATACTGTAAAAGGTTCTGACTGGGGATGTGATCAAGTAGTTGCCCGAATGTTCGTACACACTGCACCAAAAGCAATTAGAGAATTAGCATCGTGGGGGGTTCCTTGGTCTAGAGTTAAAGAGGGATCAAGAGAAGCAGTTATCAATGCAAAAAAAACAACAATTACTGAAGATGCTGATAGACATGGATTAATTACATCAAGAGACTTTGGTGGAACTAAAAAATGGAGAACTTGTTATACAGCAGATGCAACTGGACATACTATGTTATTTGGTGTTGCAAATGAAGCTTTAAGACATAATGTTGATATTAGAGATAGAAAAGAAGCTTTATCAATTATCCATGAAGATGGAAGATGTTATGGAGCAATTGTAAGAGATTTAATTACAGGTGAATTAGAAGCTTATGTTGCAAAAGGTACATGTATCGCAACTGGTGGATATGGTAGAGTATTTAAACAAACTACAAATGCTGTAATTTGTGAAGGTATTGGGGCAGCGATTGCTCTTGAAACTGGAATTGCAACTTTAGGAAATATGGAAGCAGTACAATTTCACCCAACACCAATCGTACCATCAGGTATTTTATTAACTGAGGGTTGTAGAGGAGATGGTGGAATCTTAAGAGACGTTGATGGTCATAGATTTATGCCAGATTATGAACCTGAGAAAAAAGAACTAGCTTCAAGAGACGTTGTTTCAAGAAGAATGATTGAACATATCAGAAATGGTAAAGGTGTTCCTTCTCCGTATGGTTTCCACGTATGGTTAGATATTTCTATTCTTGGACGTGAACATATTGAGAAAAATCTAAGAGACGTTCAAGAAATTTGCCAAATTTTTAATGGAATTGATCCAGCAGATGAGGGTAAAAAAGGATGGGCACCAGTTCTTCCAATGCAACACTACTCAATGGGTGGAATTAGAACAAAACCAACTGGTGAGTCACAAACTTTAAATGGTTTATTTGTTTGTGGTGAAGCTTCTTGTTGGGATATGCATGGATTTAATAGACTTGGAGGGAACTCAGTTTCTGAAACAGTTGTTGCTGGTATGATTGTTGGTAACTATTTTGCTGATTATTGTTTGGCTAATGATGTTACAATTCCAACAAAAACGGTTCAAACGTTTTTAGATAAACAAGACAATTATTTAAATGAAATTTTAGCTTATGAAGGTAATGAAGATATTTTCAAAATCAAAAATAGAATGCAATTATTAATGGATGAAAAAGTTGGTATCTTTAGAGATGGTATTCACTTACAAGAAGCTGTAACTGAACTTGAAGAGTTATTAAAGAAAACAAAACATATCAATGTTAAATCAAAAGAAAGAGTTGGAAATCCAGAGCTTGAAGAAGCATATAGAGTTCCAAGAATGTTAAAAATTGCATTATGTGTTGCACTAGGTGCATTACAAAGAACAGAATCAAGAGGTGCTCACTATAGAGAAGACTTCTTAAAAAGAGATGATGCAAATTGGTTAAATAGAACATTAACTTCTTGGCCAGATGCAAATCAAACTCTTCCAACTATTTCTTATGAAGCATTAGATATTATGACTATGGAAATGCCTCCTGCATTTAGAGGATATGGTGCAAAAGGGATGATTATAGAAAATGAATTATCTGAAAAAAGACAATTAGAAGTTGATGAAATTAGTGAAAAATTAAGTGCAGAGGGTAAAGATAGACATGAAATCCAACATGCTTTAATGCCATTTGATTTACCAATGAACTATAGAGAGAATAACGAAAGAGCAGGAGATTTATAA